A single genomic interval of Labrus bergylta chromosome 18, fLabBer1.1, whole genome shotgun sequence harbors:
- the myct1b gene encoding myc target protein 1 homolog, whose amino-acid sequence MAQNETHPILEILKSFNLGDMILAFCLSVLVGLLLGALVYVLLTWASRRQATARITRRSRKRYSPSENPSGGQLGLYRSTFLSVYRQPSLEPVGPLGIKPGIETSTFRPVTKRSRAGLEGMGEDTQINMSDDMAASNSSDSAALVPNKRHSFWLGGNGLKGFLPSQTPPPAYDSVIHAFEETCT is encoded by the exons ATGGCGCAAAATGAAACACATCCCATTTTGGAGATACTAAAATCCTTCAACCTAG GCGATATGATTCTCGCCTTTTGTTTGTCAGTGCTTGTGGGCCTGCTGCTGGGCGCTCTAGTCTACGTTCTGTTGACCTGGGCGTCAAGGCGGCAGGCCACTGCTAGGATCACCAGGCGCTCCAGAAAGAGATATTCACCATCAGAAAACCCCTCAGGTGGCCAGCTGGGTCTTTACAGGAGCACTTTTCTGAGTGTCTACAGGCAGCCATCTCTGGAGCCGGTGGGCCCTCTGGGGATTAAGCCTGGCATAGAGACGTCCACCTTTCGCCCAGTGACCAAGAGGAGCAGGGCAGGTCTGGAGGGGATGGGAGAGGACACTCAGATCAACATGTCTGATGACATGGCAGCATCAAACTcatcagattcagcagccctggTGCCAAACAAGAGGCATTCCTTCTGGTTGGGTGGTAACGGACTTAAAGGATTCCTGCCCTCACAGACTCCCCCTCCTGCATACGACAGTGTCATCCACGCCTTTGAAGAGACATGCACTTGA